One window of Cellulomonas shaoxiangyii genomic DNA carries:
- a CDS encoding DUF5684 domain-containing protein — MLTALTTTTDPAAVAAGAGVGSLIGLVLGIVIMGLPLYGIFTKAGEAGWKGFVPILNTIVLLKIAGRPLWWVLLMLVPVVNVVVAVILWNDLSTSFGHGTGFTVGLVLLPFVFLYVLWLDGSTYRGPAAGERVAPPVAA, encoded by the coding sequence ATGCTCACCGCGCTCACCACCACGACCGACCCCGCCGCCGTCGCGGCCGGCGCCGGCGTCGGCTCCCTCATCGGCCTCGTCCTCGGCATCGTCATCATGGGCCTGCCTCTCTACGGCATCTTCACCAAGGCCGGCGAGGCGGGGTGGAAGGGCTTCGTGCCCATCCTGAACACGATCGTGCTGCTCAAGATCGCCGGGCGCCCGCTCTGGTGGGTCCTGCTCATGCTCGTGCCCGTCGTGAACGTCGTCGTCGCCGTCATCCTGTGGAACGACCTGTCCACGTCCTTCGGCCACGGCACCGGCTTCACCGTCGGGCTCGTGCTGCTGCCCTTCGTCTTCCTCTACGTCCTGTGGCTCGACGGCAGCACGTACCGGGGGCCGGCCGCGGGCGAGCGTGTGGCCCCGCCCGTCGCTGCCTGA
- a CDS encoding response regulator transcription factor, producing the protein MRVLLVDDEVGLTRALRRGLGAEGFTVDVAHDGDTGLRMATDGEYDVLVVDVMLPRRHGYDVVTTLREREVWTPVLMLSAKDGEHDVADGLDVGADDYLTKPFSFVVLVARLRALVRRPVAPRPAVLRAGELMLDPATREVSRGERAVDLTARETALLEYLLRHGDRVVGKLELLDHVFDTGGEDPNVVEVYVGYLRRKLGKDAVATVRGAGYRIGTAAPVVPDP; encoded by the coding sequence GTGCGGGTGCTCCTGGTGGACGACGAGGTCGGGCTGACGCGCGCGCTGCGCCGCGGGCTCGGCGCCGAGGGCTTCACCGTCGACGTCGCGCACGACGGCGACACGGGACTGCGCATGGCCACCGACGGCGAGTACGACGTCCTCGTCGTCGACGTCATGCTCCCGCGCCGGCACGGGTACGACGTCGTGACGACCCTGCGCGAGCGCGAGGTGTGGACGCCCGTGCTCATGCTCTCCGCCAAGGACGGTGAGCACGACGTCGCCGACGGGCTCGACGTGGGCGCCGACGACTACCTCACCAAGCCGTTCTCGTTCGTCGTGCTCGTGGCCCGGCTGCGCGCACTCGTGCGCCGGCCCGTCGCGCCCCGCCCCGCCGTGCTGCGCGCCGGCGAGCTGATGCTCGACCCCGCCACGCGCGAGGTCTCGCGCGGCGAGCGCGCGGTCGACCTCACCGCACGCGAGACGGCCCTGCTCGAGTACCTGCTGCGCCACGGCGACCGCGTCGTCGGCAAGCTCGAGCTGCTCGACCACGTCTTCGACACCGGCGGGGAGGACCCCAACGTCGTCGAGGTCTACGTCGGCTACCTGCGCCGCAAGCTCGGCAAGGACGCCGTGGCGACCGTGCGCGGAGCGGGCTACCGGATCGGCACCGCGGCACCGGTCGTGCCGGACCCGTGA
- a CDS encoding sensor histidine kinase: protein MSAAPGGPPARARAGAGPARPSRRAGPAMSLRDRLTLLATGVVAVALVVGALALSAVLGAGRVAALDEVVRARAATVAALVGDDRVPDPLPVAEPGEVAQVLDADGGVLASSATASRTLPVLDAGTVAAWRAEAGDDVLVRTTDRSAYDAQARVAVQAVVLDGAPATVVTSVPLDEVRGVLDATRLALLLVVPVLTLGVALLVRTLLGRALAPVEDLRAAADRVALAGGPGSLPVPAADDELAALARTLNAMLDRLEASAARQRTFVGDAAHELRSPVAAVRAAVEVARAHPDAYPVDDLVADLAPEVERMQALVDDLLVLARVGAAPVPRVRVDLGAAAQEAAGSAAPVAAARGVRVDVRGAGAALGTDDAVRRVLRNLVANAARHAAMAVEVTVTDARVSVDDDGPGIPAADRERVFERFVRLDDARERDAGGTGLGLAIAREVARELGGDVVLGEAPAGGLRAVVTLPALRAQAPRAGVHVGDG, encoded by the coding sequence GTGAGCGCGGCACCCGGCGGACCGCCGGCGCGCGCCCGGGCGGGCGCCGGCCCGGCACGCCCGTCCCGCCGCGCCGGCCCGGCGATGTCGCTGCGGGACCGGCTGACGCTGCTCGCCACGGGTGTCGTCGCGGTCGCGCTCGTCGTGGGTGCGCTCGCGCTGTCGGCCGTGCTGGGCGCCGGCCGGGTCGCGGCGCTCGACGAGGTCGTCCGCGCCCGGGCCGCGACGGTCGCCGCCCTCGTCGGCGACGACCGCGTGCCCGACCCGCTGCCCGTCGCCGAGCCCGGCGAGGTGGCGCAGGTCCTCGACGCCGACGGCGGCGTGCTCGCGTCCTCGGCCACGGCGAGCCGGACGCTCCCGGTCCTCGACGCCGGGACCGTCGCCGCGTGGCGTGCGGAGGCCGGCGACGACGTCCTGGTCCGGACGACCGACCGCAGCGCCTACGACGCGCAGGCCCGCGTCGCGGTGCAGGCGGTCGTGCTCGACGGCGCGCCCGCGACCGTCGTGACGAGCGTGCCCCTCGACGAGGTGCGCGGCGTGCTCGACGCGACGCGCCTGGCCCTGCTGCTCGTCGTGCCGGTGCTCACGCTCGGCGTCGCCCTGCTCGTGCGGACCCTGCTGGGGCGCGCGCTCGCCCCGGTCGAGGACCTGCGTGCCGCGGCCGACCGCGTCGCGCTCGCGGGCGGGCCCGGGTCGCTGCCGGTGCCGGCGGCCGACGACGAGCTGGCCGCGCTGGCCCGGACCCTGAACGCCATGCTCGACCGGCTCGAGGCGTCGGCGGCGCGGCAGCGCACGTTCGTCGGCGACGCCGCGCACGAGCTGCGCTCGCCGGTCGCCGCGGTGCGCGCGGCCGTCGAGGTGGCGCGCGCGCACCCCGACGCGTACCCGGTCGACGACCTCGTCGCCGACCTCGCACCGGAGGTCGAGCGCATGCAGGCGCTCGTCGACGACCTGCTCGTGCTCGCGCGCGTCGGCGCGGCGCCCGTGCCGCGCGTGCGCGTGGACCTCGGCGCGGCCGCGCAGGAGGCCGCCGGGTCGGCGGCACCGGTCGCCGCAGCACGCGGGGTGCGGGTCGACGTGCGCGGCGCCGGCGCCGCGCTCGGCACGGACGACGCGGTGCGCCGCGTGCTGCGCAACCTCGTGGCGAACGCCGCGCGGCACGCGGCGATGGCCGTCGAGGTGACCGTCACCGACGCGCGGGTGAGCGTGGACGACGACGGCCCGGGCATCCCGGCGGCGGACCGTGAGCGCGTCTTCGAGCGGTTCGTCCGCCTCGACGACGCGCGCGAGCGCGACGCCGGCGGGACGGGGCTCGGCCTCGCGATCGCCCGCGAGGTGGCGCGCGAGCTCGGCGGCGACGTGGTGCTCGGCGAGGCGCCGGCGGGCGGCCTGCGGGCGGTCGTCACCCTCCCGGCCCTGCGCGCGCAGGCCCCGCGTGCGGGGGTCCACGTCGGTGACGGATGA
- a CDS encoding alpha/beta fold hydrolase, producing the protein MTEPGAPRPSLRDLAAPGGRVGPLWVVTRGSGRPLVLLHGNAEDHHVFDRLVPLLGRGRTLVGLDSRAHGRSLRGGGPLSIASMADDVAVVLDLLGLRDVDVLGFSDGANVAFELALRRPGLVGRLVAVGANLFPAGLTAATLRATVVAERLLRGLSRVVPALGAVAERTALMTEHPQIDPADLVRVTVPVLVVVGERDAVRPEHTALLVDSLPDARLAVVPRAGHFLPTRRPRELAALVEGFLR; encoded by the coding sequence ATGACCGAGCCCGGCGCGCCCCGACCGTCCCTGCGCGACCTCGCCGCGCCCGGCGGGCGCGTCGGTCCGCTCTGGGTGGTCACGCGCGGGTCGGGCCGCCCGCTCGTGCTGCTGCACGGCAACGCGGAGGACCACCACGTGTTCGACCGCCTCGTGCCGCTGCTGGGCCGGGGGCGCACGCTCGTGGGTCTCGACTCGCGGGCCCACGGGCGCTCCCTGCGTGGCGGCGGGCCCCTGTCCATCGCGTCGATGGCGGACGACGTCGCCGTCGTGCTCGACCTGCTCGGGCTGCGCGACGTCGACGTGCTGGGCTTCAGCGACGGCGCGAACGTGGCCTTCGAGCTGGCGCTGCGCCGGCCCGGGCTGGTCGGGCGGCTCGTCGCCGTGGGCGCGAACCTGTTCCCGGCCGGTCTGACCGCGGCCACGCTGCGCGCCACGGTGGTGGCGGAACGGCTCCTGCGCGGGCTGTCCCGGGTCGTGCCCGCGCTGGGGGCGGTGGCCGAGCGGACGGCGCTCATGACGGAGCACCCGCAGATCGACCCCGCCGACCTGGTGCGCGTGACCGTGCCCGTGCTGGTGGTCGTGGGGGAGCGCGACGCCGTCCGTCCCGAGCACACCGCGCTCCTGGTGGACTCCCTCCCGGACGCGCGCCTGGCGGTCGTGCCGCGCGCGGGGCACTTCCTGCCGACCCGGCGCCCGCGCGAGCTCGCGGCGCTGGTGGAGGGCTTCCTGCGCTGA
- a CDS encoding LLM class flavin-dependent oxidoreductase, protein MPGRAPGVGTHVTALSVLDLVPVRSDQTTADALAATLALARVADEVGARRYWVAEHHNMPAVAATNPPLLMALIAAATSRIRVGSGGVMLPNHSPLVVAEQVALLEAAYPGRVDVGIGRAPGSDPVTSHLLRRGQSADAVDTFDDDVATLRALVRPGGVEVRVGSGTYPLRATPLATSAPQLWLLGSSSYSAQLAGRLGLPYVFAHHFAGRGTGEAVALYRSTFVPSEELAEPRTIAVANVAVAATEDEARRLALPQVRTMWRLRAGQTLAPQELVEDAEASPLPAAADELLAAQTASWIIGDPASAAAQVRDLAAHLGTDELMVSPVTGAFRDTPADRAPAREDTLRLLAEALR, encoded by the coding sequence ATGCCGGGGCGGGCCCCGGGGGTTGGCACGCACGTGACCGCTCTCTCCGTGCTCGACCTCGTCCCCGTCCGCTCCGACCAGACCACCGCCGACGCGCTGGCCGCCACGCTCGCGCTGGCCCGCGTCGCGGACGAGGTGGGGGCGCGCCGGTACTGGGTCGCCGAGCACCACAACATGCCGGCCGTGGCCGCGACCAACCCGCCGCTGCTCATGGCGCTCATCGCCGCCGCGACGTCGCGCATCCGGGTCGGCTCGGGCGGTGTCATGCTGCCGAACCACTCGCCGCTGGTCGTCGCCGAGCAGGTCGCCCTCCTCGAGGCGGCGTACCCGGGGCGCGTCGACGTCGGCATCGGGCGCGCGCCCGGGTCGGACCCGGTGACCAGCCACCTGCTGCGGCGCGGGCAGTCCGCCGACGCGGTCGACACCTTCGACGACGACGTCGCGACCCTGCGCGCGCTCGTGCGGCCCGGCGGCGTCGAGGTCCGCGTCGGCTCGGGCACGTACCCGCTGCGCGCGACGCCGCTCGCCACGTCGGCGCCCCAGCTGTGGCTGCTCGGGTCGTCCTCGTACTCGGCGCAGCTCGCCGGGCGGCTCGGCCTGCCGTACGTGTTCGCCCACCACTTCGCCGGCCGCGGCACGGGCGAGGCCGTCGCGCTGTACCGGTCGACGTTCGTGCCGTCGGAGGAGCTCGCCGAGCCCCGCACCATCGCGGTCGCGAACGTCGCGGTCGCCGCCACCGAGGACGAGGCCCGCCGGCTCGCCCTGCCGCAGGTCCGCACGATGTGGCGCCTGCGCGCGGGCCAGACCCTGGCACCGCAGGAGCTCGTCGAGGACGCCGAGGCGAGCCCGCTGCCGGCAGCCGCCGACGAGCTGCTCGCGGCGCAGACCGCGTCGTGGATCATCGGCGACCCGGCGTCCGCGGCGGCGCAGGTGCGCGACCTCGCGGCCCACCTCGGCACCGACGAGCTCATGGTCTCGCCCGTCACGGGTGCGTTCCGCGACACCCCGGCCGACCGCGCCCCGGCGCGCGAGGACACGCTGCGCCTGCTCGCCGAGGCGCTGCGCTGA
- a CDS encoding ABC transporter permease subunit gives MSLADTTTTAAGPDAADLGTSGPRRGALGRLVRSELRLVLGRRRNVVLLVGLALVPVLLATVLFLTQDSALGGQGPPFVARVTGNGLFLVVASLFLCLPFLLPLTIGIASGDAVAGEAAAGTLRYLLVVPVGRTRLLLVKAAAALAFAAAAVLAIAVVGLVVGGALFGLGDLTLLSGDTIPLSAGVLRVAGVVAYVGLSMTGLVAVGLFFSTLTEVPVGAMAATVVVAVVSSVLTQLPQLAAIHPALLTTHWFDFAEMLRIQPDAGVLLEGLAVQAGWVAVFGSLAWARFTTADVSS, from the coding sequence ATGTCGCTCGCTGACACCACGACCACCGCCGCCGGCCCCGACGCCGCGGACCTCGGGACGTCCGGCCCGCGCCGCGGCGCCCTCGGCCGGCTCGTGCGCTCGGAGCTGCGCCTCGTCCTGGGGCGCCGGCGCAACGTCGTGCTGCTGGTCGGCCTGGCGCTGGTCCCCGTGCTGCTCGCCACCGTGCTCTTCCTCACGCAGGACTCGGCCCTCGGCGGGCAGGGCCCGCCGTTCGTGGCGCGCGTCACCGGCAACGGGCTGTTCCTCGTGGTGGCGTCCCTGTTCCTGTGCCTGCCGTTCCTGCTGCCGCTGACGATCGGCATCGCGTCGGGTGACGCGGTGGCGGGCGAGGCCGCCGCGGGGACGCTGCGCTACCTGCTCGTCGTGCCGGTGGGCCGGACGCGGCTGCTGCTGGTCAAGGCGGCGGCCGCCCTCGCGTTCGCCGCGGCGGCCGTGCTGGCGATCGCGGTGGTCGGGCTCGTGGTCGGCGGCGCGCTGTTCGGGCTGGGCGACCTCACGCTGCTGTCGGGCGACACGATCCCGCTGTCCGCGGGCGTGCTGCGGGTCGCGGGCGTGGTCGCGTACGTGGGCCTGTCGATGACGGGCCTCGTCGCGGTCGGGCTGTTCTTCTCGACGCTCACGGAGGTGCCGGTGGGCGCGATGGCGGCGACCGTCGTCGTCGCGGTCGTCTCGAGCGTCCTCACGCAGCTGCCGCAGCTCGCCGCGATCCACCCGGCGCTGCTGACCACGCACTGGTTCGACTTCGCCGAGATGCTGCGGATCCAGCCGGACGCGGGCGTCCTGCTCGAGGGGCTCGCGGTGCAGGCGGGCTGGGTCGCGGTGTTCGGCTCGCTCGCCTGGGCGCGGTTCACGACTGCCGACGTCTCGTCGTGA
- a CDS encoding NYN domain-containing protein, with protein sequence MSVTGTDQPRVLRSALLVDFDNVYIGLKRLDPAAAEAFATDPAHWLAELAQGSDTDGELTRRFLVRACYLNPSVYSRYRPNFTRAGFRVVDCPSLTQQGKSSADINLVLDAVDALAAPTRYDEFVIVSADADFTPLAQRCRADDRRVTIITASPAASAYRAVADTVVGADALADLVTQTLSPLDADQAVTPDAAAGLPVEAPATQRPATGTAAAGPAPVAAAPTAAATDATTPGTAAGGTDHVTGPAAVQPSQAEARARRAVLRHVRTADGPVPLGAVAQAALTADPSMTATQWAGAGGFTAWLTRTLPELGVSTRPPGHVWDARRFGEADLPGAVADTDPTDLQRQVIAVTDTPGLSQAQYRVLLETLAHDVTAHPFDRVTTSRRVHEACQQAGAKVGRSTVNFVISGVLYVGLSLTEPRTPRDVARAWSDNVIGLCRGARMELTSGDAAAIRSWVGGGLADA encoded by the coding sequence GTGAGCGTCACCGGTACCGATCAGCCCCGCGTCCTGCGCAGTGCCCTCCTCGTCGACTTCGACAACGTCTACATCGGCCTCAAGCGGCTCGACCCCGCCGCGGCCGAGGCGTTCGCCACCGACCCGGCCCACTGGCTCGCCGAGCTCGCGCAGGGCTCCGACACGGACGGCGAGCTGACCCGCCGGTTCCTCGTGCGCGCCTGCTACCTCAACCCGTCGGTGTACTCGCGGTACCGCCCCAACTTCACGCGCGCCGGGTTCCGGGTCGTCGACTGCCCGTCGCTGACGCAGCAGGGCAAGAGCAGCGCCGACATCAACCTGGTCCTCGACGCGGTCGACGCGCTCGCCGCGCCGACGCGGTACGACGAGTTCGTCATCGTCTCGGCCGACGCGGACTTCACCCCGCTCGCCCAGCGGTGCCGCGCCGACGACCGCCGCGTCACGATCATCACCGCGAGCCCCGCGGCCAGCGCGTACCGCGCGGTCGCCGACACCGTCGTGGGCGCCGACGCGCTCGCCGACCTCGTGACCCAGACCTTGTCCCCGCTGGACGCGGACCAGGCCGTGACGCCCGACGCGGCCGCCGGCCTGCCGGTCGAGGCGCCGGCGACGCAGCGCCCCGCGACGGGCACCGCGGCCGCGGGCCCGGCGCCCGTCGCGGCGGCCCCCACGGCGGCCGCCACGGACGCGACCACTCCGGGGACCGCGGCCGGCGGCACGGACCACGTGACCGGCCCCGCCGCCGTGCAGCCGAGCCAGGCCGAGGCCCGCGCGCGCCGCGCCGTGCTCCGCCACGTGCGCACCGCGGACGGACCCGTGCCGCTCGGCGCGGTCGCACAGGCCGCACTCACGGCCGACCCGAGCATGACGGCGACGCAGTGGGCCGGCGCGGGCGGGTTCACGGCGTGGCTCACGCGCACGCTGCCCGAGCTCGGCGTCTCGACCCGCCCGCCGGGTCACGTGTGGGACGCCCGCCGGTTCGGCGAGGCGGACCTGCCGGGAGCGGTGGCCGACACCGACCCGACCGACCTGCAGCGCCAGGTCATCGCCGTGACGGACACCCCCGGCCTGAGCCAGGCCCAGTACCGCGTGCTGCTCGAGACGCTCGCGCACGACGTGACGGCGCACCCGTTCGACCGCGTGACGACGTCGCGCCGGGTGCACGAGGCCTGCCAGCAGGCGGGCGCGAAGGTCGGCCGGTCGACCGTGAACTTCGTCATCTCGGGCGTGCTGTACGTGGGGCTGTCCCTGACGGAGCCGCGCACCCCGCGGGACGTCGCGCGCGCCTGGTCGGACAACGTCATCGGCCTGTGCCGCGGCGCGCGCATGGAGCTGACCTCGGGGGACGCCGCGGCGATCCGCTCGTGGGTCGGCGGCGGCCTCGCGGACGCCTGA
- a CDS encoding LolA family protein — MDTSTPAPGPRDDADSPAPVRRHRARWAVPAVAAAAVAAAFAAPPLLATAGTAGLPEVTPDELLARVAAAEPQALSGTVVHTARLGLPDLSLVEVGGADPVALLGGSSTLRVWSDGGERSRVSLLGQASEYSVVADGPEAWTYSSADDEVVHYALSDADRTRLEAAAEQHAAAPPVAGDLPTPEELGRAALERAEQHATVGVDAATTVAGRDAYQVVLTPRGDATLLGRVVVAVDAETWTPLRVQVWSSDDAATPALELGFTDVTFAAPSDAVLAFSPPPGASVRDVVVPLPEQPAPAGVAGADDAQALADALEDPAATPPLPEGVTVTGDGWDAVVQVAGVDVAGLLAADPAALAEMSMPDKSIGSSEGAQELFDQFVPAEGEGPVPDLDQQALYDQLTTPVAGGRLLESSLLSVLVLDDGRVLAGAVPAQTLLDLAG; from the coding sequence ATGGACACCAGCACCCCCGCACCCGGCCCCCGGGACGACGCCGACTCCCCCGCCCCCGTGCGCCGGCACCGCGCGCGGTGGGCCGTCCCGGCCGTCGCCGCCGCAGCCGTCGCGGCGGCGTTCGCCGCGCCGCCGCTGCTCGCGACCGCGGGCACCGCCGGCCTGCCGGAGGTCACGCCCGACGAGCTGCTGGCGCGCGTCGCCGCGGCCGAGCCGCAGGCGCTGTCCGGCACGGTCGTGCACACGGCCCGCCTGGGCCTGCCGGACCTCTCGCTCGTCGAGGTCGGCGGCGCCGACCCCGTCGCCCTGCTGGGCGGCTCGTCGACGCTGCGCGTGTGGAGCGACGGCGGTGAGCGCTCGCGCGTGTCGCTGCTCGGCCAGGCCTCGGAGTACTCGGTCGTCGCGGACGGGCCCGAGGCCTGGACGTACTCGTCCGCCGACGACGAGGTCGTGCACTACGCCCTGTCCGACGCCGACCGCACGCGGCTCGAGGCGGCGGCCGAGCAGCACGCGGCGGCACCGCCCGTCGCGGGCGACCTGCCCACGCCCGAGGAGCTCGGCCGGGCGGCGCTCGAGCGTGCCGAGCAGCACGCGACCGTCGGGGTCGACGCGGCCACGACCGTCGCCGGGCGCGACGCGTACCAGGTGGTCCTCACGCCGCGCGGCGACGCCACGCTGCTCGGCCGGGTCGTCGTGGCGGTGGACGCCGAGACGTGGACGCCGCTGCGCGTGCAGGTGTGGAGCAGCGACGACGCGGCGACGCCCGCCCTCGAGCTCGGCTTCACCGACGTGACGTTCGCGGCGCCGTCCGACGCGGTGCTCGCGTTCTCCCCGCCGCCCGGCGCGAGCGTGCGCGACGTCGTCGTGCCGCTGCCCGAGCAGCCCGCGCCGGCCGGCGTCGCCGGCGCCGACGACGCGCAGGCCCTGGCCGACGCGCTCGAGGACCCGGCGGCGACGCCGCCGCTGCCCGAGGGCGTGACCGTGACGGGTGACGGCTGGGACGCGGTCGTGCAGGTCGCGGGCGTCGACGTGGCGGGCCTGCTCGCCGCCGACCCGGCGGCGCTGGCGGAGATGTCGATGCCGGACAAGAGCATCGGCTCCTCCGAGGGCGCGCAGGAGCTCTTCGACCAGTTCGTGCCCGCCGAGGGCGAGGGCCCCGTCCCCGACCTCGACCAGCAGGCGCTGTACGACCAGCTGACGACGCCCGTCGCGGGCGGTCGGCTGCTGGAGTCCTCGCTGCTGTCGGTGCTGGTGCTCGACGACGGCCGCGTGCTGGCCGGCGCGGTGCCCGCGCAGACGCTGCTCGACCTGGCCGGCTGA
- a CDS encoding VOC family protein: protein MDLIISSTFLPADDPETSLAFYRDVLGFEVRLDVGYGDMRWITVGAPEQPQTSVVLHPPGADPGLTDDERRTIAELMAKGSYASIVLGTSDVDATFARVEAAGGEVVQEPTDQPYGLRDCAFRDPAGNMIRINQLT, encoded by the coding sequence ATGGACCTCATCATCAGCTCGACGTTCCTGCCGGCCGACGACCCGGAGACGTCCCTGGCCTTCTACCGCGACGTGCTCGGCTTCGAGGTGCGCCTCGACGTCGGCTACGGCGACATGCGCTGGATCACGGTCGGCGCCCCCGAGCAGCCGCAGACGTCCGTCGTGCTGCACCCCCCGGGCGCCGACCCCGGCCTCACGGACGACGAGCGCCGCACGATCGCCGAGCTCATGGCCAAGGGCAGCTACGCCTCGATCGTCCTGGGCACCTCGGACGTCGACGCGACCTTCGCCCGCGTGGAGGCCGCCGGCGGCGAGGTCGTGCAGGAGCCGACGGACCAGCCGTACGGCCTGCGCGACTGCGCGTTCCGCGACCCCGCCGGCAACATGATCCGCATCAACCAGCTGACCTGA
- a CDS encoding helix-turn-helix transcriptional regulator, producing MDRDYAQPLDVEALARDVHLSAGHLSRRFRAVFGESPHSYLMTRRIERAMTLLRRGDLSVTDVCFAVGCSSLGTFSTRFSELVGMSPSAYRRLAADEGRGLPGCVAKQVMRPVRNREARPARGSLA from the coding sequence ATGGACCGCGACTACGCCCAGCCGCTCGACGTCGAGGCGCTCGCGCGCGACGTCCACCTGTCGGCCGGGCACCTGAGCCGGCGGTTCCGTGCCGTGTTCGGGGAGTCCCCCCACAGCTACCTGATGACCCGGCGGATCGAGCGCGCGATGACGCTCCTGCGGCGCGGCGACCTGTCCGTCACGGACGTGTGCTTCGCGGTGGGCTGCTCGTCGCTCGGGACCTTCAGCACGCGGTTCTCCGAGCTCGTCGGCATGTCCCCGAGCGCGTACCGGCGGCTCGCCGCCGACGAGGGCCGGGGCCTGCCCGGCTGCGTCGCCAAGCAGGTCATGCGACCCGTCAGGAATCGAGAAGCACGACCGGCGCGCGGCTCCCTAGCGTGA
- a CDS encoding ABC transporter ATP-binding protein: protein MTAAQDSPRPVDARPTTGQPRAGGDRTPDDAAAAVRTRGLTKRFATGQVAVDGLDLHVPRGAVFGFLGPNGSGKTTTIRMLLGLVRPTAGTVHLLGAPMPDAAGRVLPRVGALVEGPAFHPYLSGRANLARLDAADATTDPRTRVHRTGEALERVGLGAAADKRYRQYSLGMKQRLGLAAALLRPRDLLVLDEPTNGLDPQGTREVRHLVRELADGGATVLVSSHLLTEIEQVCTHVGIMGRGRLLLQGPRAELTARRGVHVVVRTTPRGVQPGLAELRRLGLPDVRVDGHAAAPADEPTLVAGLPDDAPPPQAVAAALVRAGVDLVAFEVRRPSLEELFVELTGEGFDVAR from the coding sequence GTGACCGCTGCGCAGGACTCCCCGCGGCCCGTCGACGCGCGACCCACGACGGGGCAGCCGCGCGCGGGCGGGGACCGCACGCCGGACGACGCCGCCGCCGCGGTCCGCACGCGGGGGCTGACGAAGCGGTTCGCGACCGGCCAGGTCGCCGTCGACGGGCTCGACCTGCACGTGCCGCGCGGTGCGGTGTTCGGCTTCCTCGGCCCCAACGGGTCGGGCAAGACGACGACGATCCGCATGCTGCTGGGGCTCGTGCGACCCACCGCCGGCACGGTGCACCTGCTCGGCGCCCCCATGCCGGACGCCGCCGGGCGCGTGCTGCCCCGGGTCGGGGCGCTCGTCGAGGGGCCCGCGTTCCACCCGTACCTGTCCGGCCGCGCCAACCTCGCACGACTCGACGCCGCGGACGCGACGACGGACCCGCGCACCCGCGTGCACCGCACGGGCGAGGCGCTCGAGCGCGTGGGCCTCGGCGCGGCGGCGGACAAGCGCTACCGCCAGTACTCGCTCGGCATGAAGCAGCGGCTGGGCCTCGCGGCGGCGCTGCTGCGCCCCCGGGACCTGCTGGTGCTCGACGAGCCGACGAACGGCCTCGACCCGCAGGGCACGCGCGAGGTGCGCCACCTGGTGCGCGAGCTCGCGGACGGGGGCGCGACCGTGCTCGTCTCGTCGCACCTGCTGACGGAGATCGAGCAGGTCTGCACGCACGTCGGGATCATGGGCCGCGGCCGCCTGCTGCTGCAGGGGCCGCGTGCCGAGCTCACCGCGCGCCGCGGCGTGCACGTCGTGGTCCGCACGACCCCGCGCGGCGTGCAGCCCGGGCTCGCGGAGCTGCGCCGGCTGGGCCTGCCCGACGTCCGGGTCGACGGGCACGCCGCGGCCCCGGCGGACGAGCCGACCCTCGTCGCCGGCCTGCCGGACGACGCGCCGCCGCCGCAGGCCGTCGCCGCCGCGCTCGTGCGCGCGGGCGTCGACCTCGTCGCGTTCGAGGTGCGCCGGCCGTCGCTCGAGGAGCTGTTCGTCGAGCTCACCGGGGAGGGATTCGATGTCGCTCGCTGA